From Pararhodobacter zhoushanensis, the proteins below share one genomic window:
- a CDS encoding S41 family peptidase — MNKYLVAAAAGILGGAVLSTQVAGPLLAQEQDAEQSVYDQLDLFGNVFELIRSQYVTEADSGALVQAAINGMLNSLDPHSSYLPPDDYEDMRVQTRGAFGGLGIEITQQDGYVRVITPMDDTPAAQAGVQPGDLLTHVDGVGLMGLTLPEAVDLMRGPVGSEIVVTILREGVAEPFDLSIIRDTIRLRAVRSRIEGSIVVLRVTTFNEQTYDNLASQLADGIAEIGGIEQLQGVVLDLRNNPGGLLTQAIQVSDAFLEQGEIVSTRGRSEGQGDRYNATSGDLIDGHPMVVLVNGGSASASEIVAGALQDHRRAVIVGERSFGKGSVQSLIPLRGDGAVRLTTALYYTPSGRSIQALGVAPDIVVHQPPRHDEAVAPEEATRPARSESTLRGAFNNETITDDERRQMEEEERAAEEVSQLREEDYQLAYALDILRGLSVMNGQ, encoded by the coding sequence ATCTGGTGGCGGCAGCGGCAGGCATTCTGGGCGGCGCGGTGCTGTCGACACAGGTGGCCGGCCCGCTTCTGGCGCAGGAGCAGGACGCCGAGCAATCGGTCTATGATCAGCTCGACCTGTTCGGCAATGTGTTCGAGCTGATCCGCTCGCAATATGTGACCGAGGCCGATAGCGGTGCGCTGGTTCAGGCGGCGATCAACGGCATGCTGAACTCGCTTGATCCACATTCCAGCTATCTGCCCCCCGATGATTACGAAGACATGCGCGTGCAGACGCGCGGTGCCTTTGGCGGTCTGGGGATCGAGATCACCCAGCAGGACGGCTATGTCCGCGTCATCACCCCGATGGACGACACGCCTGCCGCGCAGGCCGGTGTTCAGCCGGGCGATCTGCTGACGCATGTGGACGGCGTGGGGCTGATGGGGCTGACGCTGCCCGAAGCGGTGGATCTGATGCGCGGCCCGGTCGGGTCCGAGATCGTCGTGACCATCCTGCGCGAGGGCGTGGCCGAGCCGTTCGATCTGTCGATCATCCGTGACACCATCCGCCTGCGCGCCGTGCGCAGCCGGATCGAGGGCAGCATCGTTGTGCTGCGCGTGACCACGTTCAACGAGCAGACCTATGACAACCTCGCCTCGCAGCTGGCCGATGGCATTGCCGAAATCGGCGGTATCGAGCAGTTGCAGGGCGTCGTTCTGGATCTGCGCAACAACCCCGGTGGCTTGCTGACTCAGGCCATTCAGGTGTCGGATGCGTTCCTTGAACAAGGCGAGATCGTCTCGACCCGGGGCCGTTCCGAAGGGCAGGGCGACCGCTACAACGCCACTTCCGGCGATCTGATCGACGGGCACCCGATGGTGGTTCTGGTCAACGGCGGCTCGGCCTCGGCCAGCGAAATCGTCGCCGGTGCCTTGCAGGATCATCGCCGCGCGGTGATCGTGGGCGAGCGCAGCTTCGGCAAAGGCTCGGTCCAGTCGCTGATCCCGCTGCGCGGCGATGGCGCGGTGCGTCTGACCACGGCGCTGTATTACACGCCCTCGGGCCGGTCGATTCAGGCGCTGGGCGTTGCCCCCGATATCGTCGTGCACCAGCCGCCGCGCCATGACGAGGCTGTGGCACCGGAAGAAGCCACACGTCCCGCGCGCAGCGAATCCACTCTGCGTGGTGCCTTCAACAACGAAACCATCACCGATGACGAGCGTCGGCAGATGGAAGAGGAAGAGCGCGCCGCCGAGGAAGTCTCGCAACTGCGCGAAGAGGATTACCAGCTGGCCTATGCGCTGGACATCCTGCGCGGTCTGTCGGTGATGAACGGACAGTGA
- a CDS encoding RNA pyrophosphohydrolase: MTPEQIAALPYRPNVGVMLINPSGLIFAAQRLDSAVPAWQMPQGGIDEGEDARAAALRELEEETGVPPALVQVVAETDGWLTYDLPLELVPTIWKGRFRGQKQKWFLLRYLGRDDQINLEQEHPEFSAWRWISGDEMIAAIVPFKRALYSRVVDEFRAHLA; the protein is encoded by the coding sequence ATGACGCCTGAGCAGATCGCGGCGCTGCCGTACCGGCCCAATGTTGGTGTCATGCTGATCAACCCTTCGGGGTTGATCTTTGCCGCGCAGCGGCTCGATAGCGCGGTGCCGGCGTGGCAGATGCCGCAGGGCGGGATCGACGAGGGTGAAGACGCCCGCGCCGCTGCCTTGCGGGAGCTGGAAGAAGAGACCGGCGTGCCGCCCGCGCTGGTACAGGTGGTGGCCGAGACGGACGGCTGGCTGACCTATGATCTGCCGCTCGAGCTGGTTCCGACCATCTGGAAGGGCCGGTTTCGCGGGCAAAAACAGAAGTGGTTCCTGCTGCGCTATCTGGGCCGCGACGATCAGATCAATCTTGAGCAAGAGCACCCCGAGTTCAGCGCCTGGCGCTGGATCAGCGGGGACGAGATGATCGCGGCGATCGTGCCCTTCAAGCGCGCGCTTTACAGTCGCGTGGTCGACGAGTTCCGGGCGCATCTGGCCTGA
- a CDS encoding MFS transporter, with protein MKTGLFFLVIAYVLSQFYRAFLAVLSPVLGSEIGAGPEDLALSSGLWFLAFALMQIPVGAALDRIGPRWTVSVLLALGGGTGALVFSQATGPWGIHLAMVLIGVGCSPVLMASYYIFGRSFRPALFGTLAAAIIGLGSLGNLAGAAPLAAVVAAFGWRETLIALAGVTLVVALALVIFVRDPERLVHAPGDGGSVLDVLRLPGLWLILPLAMTNYAAAAGIRGLWAGPYLASVHGADAALIGTVTLVMGLAMILGNFAYGPADRLFGSHKRVVLVGNIGLSLALAALWLTPGSGIWAAAALLAAVGFLGASFPVVMAHGRSFLPPHLLGRGVTLLNMFSISGVALMQFASRPVFEAASDGRDPAHAYGLLFLFFLLPNLVGIGFYLFARDRGEAGR; from the coding sequence ATGAAAACCGGTCTGTTTTTTCTGGTCATCGCCTATGTGCTCAGCCAGTTCTACCGCGCCTTTCTGGCCGTTCTCTCGCCAGTTCTGGGCAGCGAGATCGGCGCAGGCCCTGAGGATCTGGCGCTGTCGTCTGGCCTTTGGTTCCTCGCTTTTGCGCTGATGCAGATCCCGGTCGGTGCCGCGCTGGACCGGATCGGGCCGCGATGGACAGTCAGCGTGTTGCTGGCGCTGGGCGGAGGCACCGGGGCGCTGGTGTTTTCGCAGGCGACGGGGCCGTGGGGTATCCATCTGGCGATGGTGCTGATCGGGGTCGGCTGTTCGCCGGTGCTCATGGCGTCTTACTATATCTTTGGCCGCAGCTTTCGCCCCGCGCTGTTCGGCACGCTGGCAGCGGCGATCATCGGGCTGGGCAGTCTGGGCAATCTGGCCGGGGCCGCGCCTTTGGCGGCAGTGGTCGCGGCCTTTGGCTGGCGCGAGACGCTGATCGCGCTGGCGGGGGTGACGTTGGTGGTCGCGCTGGCACTGGTGATCTTTGTGCGCGACCCCGAGCGGCTGGTGCACGCGCCGGGCGACGGTGGCTCGGTGCTGGACGTGCTGCGTCTGCCGGGCCTGTGGCTGATCCTGCCGCTGGCGATGACCAATTACGCGGCGGCGGCGGGGATTCGCGGGTTGTGGGCCGGGCCGTATCTGGCGTCGGTCCATGGCGCCGATGCGGCGCTGATCGGCACGGTGACGCTGGTCATGGGGCTGGCGATGATCCTGGGCAATTTCGCCTATGGTCCCGCCGACCGGCTGTTTGGCAGTCACAAGCGCGTCGTTCTGGTCGGCAATATCGGGCTGTCGCTGGCGCTGGCCGCGTTGTGGCTGACGCCGGGCAGCGGCATCTGGGCCGCCGCGGCGCTGTTGGCGGCGGTGGGTTTTCTGGGCGCGTCGTTCCCGGTGGTCATGGCGCATGGTCGCAGCTTCCTGCCGCCGCATCTGCTGGGCCGGGGGGTGACGCTGCTGAACATGTTCTCCATCTCGGGCGTGGCGCTGATGCAGTTCGCCTCGCGCCCGGTGTTCGAGGCGGCCTCAGACGGGCGCGATCCGGCGCATGCCTATGGTCTGCTGTTCCTGTTCTTCCTGCTGCCCAATCTGGTCGGCATCGGCTTTTATCTCTTTGCCCGCGACAGGGGCGAAGCGGGGCGTTAA
- a CDS encoding glycosyltransferase family 4 protein, with the protein MSTGIDVIAPNLKRRLSGVTSTIVRLVPVQARSIGIVATGPGLPAGVPHVPLWKIPFLPRRTRVWHARRNTEMALGLILRVLGLSRLKLLFTSASQRKHSGYTRWLIGKMDAVVAASARTAAYLEQPATVILHGIDTKTFTPAHDRAALRQTLGVPDGVLVGCYGRIRAQKGTDAFVEAMIALLPDRPGVTALVMGRATEGQNGFLDQLKARVAEAGLSDRILFLPEVSVDRMADWYRVLDLYVAPQRWEGFGLTPLEAMACGVPVVATTVGAFPEIVTPQTGALVPPDDIPALAAGVAPFLDDAQLRQNAGTTARAHVENGFRLQDEADALIAIYRSLLP; encoded by the coding sequence ATGAGCACCGGAATCGACGTCATCGCCCCGAACCTCAAGCGCCGCCTGTCGGGTGTCACGTCCACGATCGTGCGGCTGGTGCCGGTACAGGCGCGCAGCATCGGGATTGTTGCGACCGGGCCGGGCCTGCCTGCGGGCGTGCCGCATGTGCCGCTTTGGAAGATCCCCTTCCTGCCGCGCCGCACCCGCGTCTGGCACGCGCGGCGCAATACCGAAATGGCGCTGGGTCTGATCCTGCGCGTGCTGGGGTTGAGCCGGTTGAAGCTGCTTTTCACCTCGGCCAGCCAGCGCAAGCATTCGGGGTATACCCGCTGGCTGATCGGCAAGATGGACGCGGTGGTGGCGGCGTCGGCGCGCACGGCGGCGTATCTTGAGCAACCGGCGACGGTGATCCTGCACGGCATCGACACCAAGACTTTCACACCGGCCCATGACCGCGCCGCGCTGCGTCAGACATTGGGCGTGCCGGATGGCGTGCTGGTCGGCTGCTACGGCCGCATCCGCGCGCAAAAGGGCACCGATGCGTTCGTCGAGGCGATGATCGCGCTGCTGCCCGACCGGCCCGGCGTGACCGCGCTGGTGATGGGCCGCGCGACCGAAGGCCAGAACGGGTTCCTCGACCAGCTCAAGGCGCGGGTGGCCGAGGCGGGGCTGAGCGACCGCATCCTCTTTTTGCCCGAGGTCAGCGTAGACCGCATGGCCGACTGGTATCGCGTGCTCGACCTCTATGTCGCGCCGCAACGCTGGGAAGGGTTCGGCCTGACCCCGCTGGAAGCGATGGCCTGCGGTGTGCCGGTGGTGGCCACGACCGTGGGCGCGTTCCCCGAGATCGTCACGCCCCAGACCGGTGCGTTGGTCCCGCCTGATGACATCCCGGCGCTGGCTGCGGGGGTTGCACCCTTCCTTGACGATGCCCAGTTGCGGCAGAATGCGGGCACGACCGCCCGCGCGCATGTCGAAAACGGGTTCCGCCTGCAGGACGAGGCCGACGCGCTGATCGCGATCTACCGCAGCCTGCTGCCCTGA
- a CDS encoding sensor histidine kinase, producing the protein MTARLKIRAAVLISLVVVMLASLYVLELRGKVETTETVTSEIADAFLGLERAIGYSGLIHYFKNAVLRPNEPVYLDLGAQAYATAIAEMARVQTLLLQAELTLDASEIRTTIDAYGHALDAIRAAHAAGTAIADVDRLVRIDDTGAQSALISLHREIDGLLHLRQRAAAQLLSIGLTALFLLICSLITAIIYLGWQRERKLLLTYERQRVELAQEKAHAEAIGTLLTRLETANKEQAEFTYAMSHDLKSPSNTIRMLIDELAEMETLTPEGREMLADMRATNQRMCRLVDDVLRYSQIVDTPMTVETVDLTALIKEVKADLASEIAQSRATVSTSALPTLMGNQMQLRMLFQNLISNAVKFRAPDRRPLIEITSERAPDGLQIVIADNGIGIPETFRDRVFGLFQRLNAQSAYDGTGLGLTICQRVMSNHQGRITIGPGIDGGTAFAMTFPETLL; encoded by the coding sequence ATGACCGCCCGGCTGAAAATACGCGCGGCGGTGTTGATCTCTTTGGTCGTGGTCATGCTCGCCAGCCTGTATGTCCTGGAACTCAGGGGCAAAGTCGAAACCACGGAAACAGTCACCAGCGAAATCGCGGACGCCTTTCTGGGCCTTGAGCGTGCGATTGGTTATTCAGGGCTGATCCATTACTTCAAGAACGCAGTTCTGCGGCCGAATGAGCCTGTTTACCTTGATCTGGGGGCGCAAGCCTATGCCACCGCTATCGCCGAAATGGCGCGGGTGCAGACGCTTCTTCTACAGGCTGAGCTTACCCTTGATGCATCGGAAATTCGCACGACCATCGACGCCTATGGACACGCGCTTGATGCGATCCGTGCAGCGCATGCGGCCGGGACCGCGATCGCCGATGTTGATCGGCTGGTGCGCATCGATGACACGGGCGCGCAGTCAGCCCTGATCAGTCTGCACCGCGAGATCGACGGCCTTCTCCATCTGCGCCAACGCGCCGCCGCGCAGTTGCTGTCGATCGGACTGACTGCTCTCTTCCTGCTCATCTGTTCCCTGATTACAGCGATCATCTATCTGGGCTGGCAACGGGAACGAAAGCTTCTGCTTACCTACGAACGCCAACGCGTCGAATTGGCGCAAGAAAAGGCGCATGCGGAAGCGATTGGGACACTCTTGACCCGGCTCGAAACGGCGAACAAAGAGCAGGCAGAATTCACCTATGCGATGTCGCATGACCTGAAATCGCCCTCCAATACGATCAGAATGCTGATCGACGAGCTTGCCGAAATGGAAACCCTGACACCTGAGGGGCGGGAGATGCTGGCAGATATGCGGGCAACCAACCAGCGCATGTGCCGTCTGGTTGACGATGTCTTGAGATACTCGCAGATCGTGGATACGCCCATGACAGTGGAGACGGTCGATCTGACCGCCCTGATCAAAGAGGTCAAAGCCGATCTGGCCAGCGAGATTGCCCAGTCACGGGCAACGGTTTCGACCAGTGCGTTGCCAACCCTGATGGGCAACCAGATGCAACTGAGGATGCTGTTTCAGAACCTGATCTCCAACGCTGTCAAGTTTCGCGCGCCTGACCGACGACCGCTGATAGAGATCACATCAGAAAGGGCGCCAGACGGTCTGCAGATCGTCATCGCCGACAACGGTATCGGCATTCCCGAGACGTTTCGCGACCGGGTCTTCGGTCTGTTCCAGCGTCTGAATGCGCAGTCAGCCTATGACGGCACCGGTCTGGGTTTGACGATCTGCCAACGGGTTATGTCTAACCATCAGGGTCGGATCACCATTGGCCCGGGCATTGACGGTGGCACCGCCTTCGCCATGACCTTTCCGGAGACTTTGCTATGA
- a CDS encoding response regulator has product MSVVIKLALLVDDEEIDQRQYKRVLTRSGLIGEIISFTYADDALAFLKENPDLEVDVIFLDINMPRMNGFEFIEAAVSGIGERFVKGIVVMLTTSLNPADRERAATYGIVKDFITKPLTIEHVQRVARLIADGN; this is encoded by the coding sequence ATGAGCGTTGTGATCAAACTTGCCCTTCTTGTCGATGATGAGGAAATCGATCAGCGGCAGTACAAAAGGGTGCTCACCCGGTCAGGTCTGATCGGTGAGATCATCAGCTTCACCTATGCTGATGACGCTCTGGCCTTTCTGAAAGAGAACCCGGACCTTGAGGTCGATGTGATTTTTCTGGACATCAACATGCCCCGCATGAACGGGTTTGAATTCATCGAAGCAGCGGTCAGCGGGATTGGCGAAAGGTTTGTCAAAGGGATTGTGGTGATGCTGACGACATCTCTGAACCCGGCTGACCGTGAGCGCGCTGCGACCTATGGCATCGTGAAGGATTTCATCACCAAACCGCTCACGATTGAGCACGTGCAGCGGGTCGCGCGGTTGATTGCAGACGGAAATTAG
- a CDS encoding coniferyl-alcohol dehydrogenase → MTQRTYAVTGVASGIGAELARILKEQGHRVIGFDIHEAQANLDRFIALDLNDAASITAAAAQVDEPLDGLCNNAGLPPRAGLEETILQVNFLGTRAFTQALLPRLRAGGSVVNMASRAGAHWRENVAQVKRLAAVGGCEGLAAFIAAEQIDATRCYNLTKEAIILWTMAEAEAMIQRDLRMNTLSPGGTATGIFGDFQRAFGAAVDRNIKRAGRAGKPEEIAQIAAFVLSPAANWLKGADIAIDGGMGAFNLTDAMDLQGLRLA, encoded by the coding sequence ATGACACAGCGAACGTATGCCGTTACCGGCGTGGCAAGCGGGATCGGCGCGGAACTGGCGCGCATCCTTAAAGAACAGGGTCACCGCGTGATCGGGTTCGACATCCATGAAGCGCAGGCCAATCTGGACCGTTTCATCGCGCTGGACCTGAATGACGCGGCATCGATCACCGCCGCTGCGGCGCAGGTTGACGAGCCGCTGGACGGGCTTTGCAACAACGCCGGTCTGCCCCCGCGCGCCGGGCTGGAAGAGACGATCCTGCAGGTGAATTTCCTCGGCACCCGCGCCTTTACGCAGGCCCTGCTACCCCGGTTGCGGGCCGGTGGTTCGGTGGTCAACATGGCCAGTCGAGCAGGCGCGCACTGGCGCGAGAATGTCGCGCAGGTCAAACGGCTTGCGGCGGTGGGCGGGTGCGAAGGGCTCGCTGCTTTCATCGCCGCCGAGCAGATCGACGCGACGCGCTGCTACAACCTGACCAAAGAGGCGATCATCCTGTGGACGATGGCCGAGGCCGAAGCGATGATCCAACGCGATCTGCGCATGAACACGCTCAGCCCGGGCGGCACGGCGACGGGCATCTTTGGCGATTTCCAGCGTGCGTTCGGCGCTGCGGTGGATCGCAACATCAAGCGCGCGGGCCGCGCCGGAAAGCCCGAAGAGATCGCCCAGATCGCCGCCTTTGTGCTGTCACCTGCCGCCAACTGGCTGAAAGGCGCCGACATCGCCATCGACGGCGGCATGGGTGCGTTCAACCTGACCGACGCGATGGACCTGCAAGGGTTGCGTCTGGCGTAA
- a CDS encoding LysR family transcriptional regulator: protein MKVQHIQVLVAIAEHGSLRAAAKALGKSQPGLTQALRQAEDELGLPIFMRTSRGVVLTPIGERVLLRARTITSEINRLDEEVSQLRGELTGAVHVCVSPFAAARIMPRALAAFRKTHPTIDVHLSSGLFPGALKPLREGSTDIVIGPAPPADLAREIAVEFLMEGPIHIITASESPLLKARSLGELEQAQWIMIGAPGGPGDIFSKPFLDHGFTPPHATTTSESYYGALSLVESLGAVCTFPALLLDDVQKTWRIAPIPIRETIEPLRISLMTRAGHPLTPAADALAMCIRRRVTSL from the coding sequence ATGAAGGTTCAGCACATACAGGTTCTTGTGGCCATCGCCGAGCATGGCAGCCTGCGCGCGGCGGCCAAAGCGCTGGGAAAATCGCAACCCGGTCTGACCCAGGCCCTGCGTCAGGCCGAGGATGAGCTGGGCCTGCCGATCTTCATGCGCACCTCGCGCGGGGTGGTGCTGACGCCGATTGGCGAGCGTGTGCTGCTGCGGGCGCGCACAATCACCTCGGAAATCAACCGGCTGGACGAAGAGGTCAGCCAGCTGCGCGGCGAGCTGACCGGCGCGGTGCATGTCTGCGTCTCGCCCTTCGCCGCCGCGCGGATCATGCCCCGCGCGCTGGCCGCGTTTCGCAAGACCCACCCGACTATCGACGTGCATCTGTCCAGCGGGCTGTTCCCCGGCGCGCTCAAACCCCTGCGCGAGGGCAGCACCGATATCGTCATCGGCCCCGCTCCGCCCGCCGATCTTGCGCGCGAGATCGCGGTGGAGTTCCTGATGGAGGGGCCGATCCACATCATCACCGCGTCGGAGTCGCCGTTGCTCAAGGCGCGTTCGCTGGGCGAGCTGGAGCAGGCGCAATGGATCATGATCGGCGCACCCGGCGGTCCGGGGGACATTTTCAGCAAGCCGTTTCTGGACCACGGCTTTACGCCGCCGCATGCCACGACTACGTCGGAATCCTATTACGGCGCGCTGTCGCTGGTCGAGAGTCTGGGCGCGGTCTGCACCTTTCCCGCGCTGCTGCTCGACGACGTGCAGAAGACATGGCGCATCGCGCCGATCCCGATCCGTGAGACCATCGAGCCGCTGCGCATCTCGCTGATGACCCGCGCCGGTCACCCGCTGACCCCCGCCGCCGACGCGCTGGCGATGTGTATCCGGCGCCGCGTGACCTCGCTGTAA
- the dctP gene encoding TRAP transporter substrate-binding protein DctP, with amino-acid sequence MTLKKPFVATLFAAAAFASPVIAETDLTFNLFIPQNHFAWPVFEAWAADIAAATDGEVRITFPPQSVAPPPGIVDAVRNGVADGGFIFNGFLAQSAPGTMLTQMPFIDLGNSEAMSVAFWESYQEFFAGVEQIRGVELVSGFHLGPTYLCSTTDTPITTLEDLRSRRIWALPGTIADTFAAMDLAITASPAVNLQELVSRNTVDAHYGQTMETTIAFGIGPYTKSCVEMSPHMLSASFSIFFNQRVWDRLPEDYRAVITEYSGAALARRLGAATDVADDEARAQLEAMGVTFAPVDPDLLAAMHDASDGVAQLWVDQIDAAYGLDGRAIIDATRARVAAASQP; translated from the coding sequence ATGACACTGAAAAAACCATTCGTGGCAACGCTGTTTGCCGCCGCCGCTTTTGCCTCGCCGGTGATCGCGGAAACCGATCTGACCTTTAACCTGTTCATTCCGCAAAACCATTTCGCCTGGCCTGTGTTCGAGGCCTGGGCGGCGGACATTGCCGCCGCAACCGATGGTGAGGTCCGCATCACCTTTCCACCGCAATCCGTCGCCCCGCCGCCGGGCATCGTCGATGCCGTGCGCAATGGTGTGGCCGACGGCGGATTCATCTTTAACGGCTTTCTCGCCCAATCCGCGCCGGGCACCATGCTGACGCAGATGCCCTTCATCGACCTTGGCAATTCCGAGGCGATGTCGGTGGCGTTCTGGGAGAGCTATCAGGAATTCTTCGCCGGGGTCGAACAGATCCGGGGCGTCGAGCTGGTCTCGGGCTTCCATCTGGGGCCGACGTACCTGTGCTCGACCACCGACACGCCGATCACCACGCTTGAGGATCTGCGCAGCCGCCGCATCTGGGCGCTGCCCGGCACGATTGCCGATACCTTCGCCGCGATGGATCTGGCGATCACCGCCTCGCCTGCGGTCAATCTGCAAGAGCTGGTCTCGCGCAATACGGTCGATGCGCATTACGGGCAGACGATGGAAACCACGATTGCTTTCGGGATCGGGCCTTACACCAAATCCTGCGTCGAGATGTCGCCGCATATGCTGTCGGCCAGTTTCTCGATCTTCTTCAACCAGCGCGTCTGGGACCGGCTGCCGGAAGACTACCGCGCAGTGATCACCGAGTACTCCGGCGCGGCGCTTGCCCGCCGTCTGGGCGCCGCGACTGACGTGGCCGATGACGAGGCCCGCGCGCAGCTTGAGGCGATGGGCGTGACCTTTGCGCCGGTCGATCCCGACCTGCTGGCCGCGATGCACGACGCCTCGGATGGGGTGGCCCAGCTTTGGGTCGACCAGATCGACGCGGCCTATGGTCTGGACGGCCGCGCGATCATCGACGCGACCCGCGCCCGCGTGGCGGCAGCCTCGCAGC